One window from the genome of Dehalococcoidia bacterium encodes:
- a CDS encoding haloacid dehalogenase has protein sequence MRRALSRIEAISEAARQTLAAKNQAREAALTLCRDALRNSANGIRAVHRGDFEAARALIDSAGALLAGARTALANDPDIFYAGFVHDAQKEYAEARVTYAVIAGQDVPLPEEIGVEVPAYLNGMAEAVGELRRHLLDALRSGDIERCEETLDVMEEIYGNLVTFDYPDAMTGGLRRTTDNVRGILERTRGDLAVAVRQRELERKLAEFERRMDSR, from the coding sequence GTGCGGCGCGCTCTCTCCCGCATCGAGGCGATTTCCGAGGCCGCGAGACAGACGCTTGCGGCGAAGAACCAGGCGCGGGAGGCGGCTCTCACGCTCTGCCGGGATGCGCTGCGCAACTCCGCCAACGGCATCCGGGCCGTCCACCGCGGCGACTTCGAGGCGGCCCGCGCCCTCATCGATTCCGCCGGCGCCCTCTTGGCCGGAGCCAGGACGGCGCTCGCGAATGACCCCGACATCTTCTACGCCGGCTTCGTGCATGACGCCCAGAAGGAGTACGCCGAGGCGCGCGTGACCTACGCCGTGATCGCAGGTCAGGACGTCCCTCTGCCGGAGGAAATCGGGGTCGAGGTCCCGGCGTATCTCAACGGCATGGCCGAGGCCGTCGGCGAGTTGCGCCGTCACTTGCTCGACGCTCTTCGGTCGGGCGACATCGAGCGCTGTGAAGAGACCCTGGACGTGATGGAGGAGATCTACGGCAACCTCGTCACCTTCGATTACCCGGACGCCATGACCGGCGGCCTGCGCCGTACCACCGACAATGTCCGCGGCATCCTCGAACGAACCCGGGGCGACCTCGCCGTCGCTGTGCGCCAGCGCGAGTTGGAGCGAAAGCTGGCCGAGTTCGAGCGGCGCATGGACAGCCGCTAG
- a CDS encoding zinc ribbon domain-containing protein, with product MPIYEYRCSDCQKITNVFVRSVSSEIPDVKCEHCGSARVERAISKFGIGKTVKSVIEEYGDPSLDDGSEYRDPRQIGRWAERKFEEYGIEMPEEAREIIDAAREGEFPAPLND from the coding sequence ATGCCGATCTACGAGTACCGCTGTTCAGACTGTCAGAAGATCACCAACGTCTTCGTCCGGAGCGTCTCCTCGGAGATACCGGACGTGAAATGCGAGCACTGCGGGTCGGCCCGGGTTGAACGCGCCATCTCGAAGTTCGGCATTGGCAAGACAGTAAAGTCGGTGATCGAGGAGTACGGAGACCCGAGCCTTGATGACGGCTCGGAGTATCGTGACCCGCGGCAGATCGGACGCTGGGCGGAGCGCAAGTTCGAGGAATACGGCATCGAGATGCCGGAGGAGGCGCGCGAGATCATCGATGCCGCGCGCGAGGGCGAGTTCCCGGCGCCCTTGAACGACTGA
- a CDS encoding zinc ribbon domain-containing protein, which produces MPIYEYRCASCGETSSHFFRSISVARDPACPHCGSAALARLVSKVAYVKPDAERIAGIDTSRILGSLDGSDPASFERWARRTGAELDSALGTNFRELADKTAAGEDPIERVDPGHTLRYAVEKKLSDVSGGGTEGGA; this is translated from the coding sequence ATGCCGATCTACGAGTATCGTTGCGCCTCCTGCGGCGAGACCAGCAGTCACTTCTTCCGCTCGATTAGCGTTGCGAGGGACCCGGCGTGCCCGCACTGCGGCTCAGCGGCCCTGGCGCGCCTCGTCTCGAAGGTGGCCTACGTCAAGCCGGACGCCGAGCGCATCGCCGGCATCGACACGTCGCGGATCCTTGGCAGCCTCGACGGTTCCGACCCCGCCAGCTTCGAGCGTTGGGCGCGCCGCACCGGCGCCGAGCTCGACTCCGCCCTCGGTACTAACTTCCGGGAGCTGGCCGACAAGACGGCCGCCGGCGAGGACCCGATAGAGCGCGTCGACCCCGGCCATACCCTGCGCTACGCGGTCGAGAAGAAGCTCTCGGACGTCTCCGGAGGCGGTACCGAGGGAGGCGCCTGA
- a CDS encoding zinc ribbon domain-containing protein: MPIYEFSCNSCQNRVSIFVRSMNSPVSGKCDRCGSEDLRRLVSRVAVIKSGGDFDSLGDDRLLSGFDENDPKAMAAWARRMQREMGEDAGPEFEEMIEKLERGESLDEGFGESDDFDDDDDGFDDL, from the coding sequence ATGCCCATCTACGAATTCTCCTGCAACTCCTGCCAGAACCGGGTCTCGATCTTCGTCCGCTCCATGAACTCGCCCGTCTCCGGCAAATGCGACCGCTGCGGCAGCGAAGACCTCAGGCGTCTGGTCTCGCGCGTGGCCGTGATCAAGTCGGGCGGCGACTTCGATTCGCTCGGCGACGACCGCCTGCTTTCCGGCTTCGACGAGAACGACCCGAAGGCGATGGCGGCCTGGGCGCGCCGCATGCAGCGTGAGATGGGCGAGGACGCCGGCCCCGAGTTCGAGGAGATGATCGAGAAGCTGGAGCGCGGCGAGTCCCTGGACGAAGGCTTCGGCGAGAGTGATGATTTCGACGACGATGATGACGGCTTCGACGACCTCTAG